From the Kitasatospora cathayae genome, the window CGGCCACCCCGTTCTTCCGGAACCGGCCGAGGAATCGGGCACCGGGTGCGGTGAGACGGGATCTGCCCGGGCGAGACCCATGACGGTCCCGCCCGGGCAGACGGCCTCGTCGGCCACGCGGTTCAGGCGTCAGCGCCTGACTGCTTGGCTCAGATCCCCGGGCCCGCGAGGTACTGGAACGGGGTCGCGGCGGTCGCGCTGCCGGCCGTGTTGGTGACCACGAGGTTGGCCGGCCCGGCAGCACCGGGCGGCGTGACGGCGGTGACGGTGGTGTCGCTGACGACGACGAACGGGGCCGCCGCGCCACCGAAGGTGACCGATTGGGTGGTGCTCAGGGAGGTGCCGGTGATGGTCACCGGGGTACCGCCGGAGGTCGGACCCGAGCCGGGGACGAAAGCGGTCACGGTGGGCACGTCCACGTAGGTGTAGGTGAAGCCGTTGTTGGTTCCGCCCGCGGTGGTCACGCTCACCCCGACGGATCCGACCGCCGCGCCCGCGGGCACGACGACGGTGATCACACCGTCGCTGACGACGGTCGGCGTGGCGGTGTTGGCCCCGAAGTTCACCGCGGTGGCGGTCGACAGCCCCGTACCGGTGATGGTGATGACGTTGCCGCCCGCCAGCGGCCCGGAGCTGTCGCTGAGCGAGGCCTTGAACGGCGCGCCGACGTAGTAGAAGTTCAACGGGTTGCTGGTGCCGCCCGGGGTGGTCACGGTCACCTGGACCACCCCGCTGCCGGAGGGGGAGATGACGGTGACCGAGGTGGCCGTGTTGGCGGTGATGGTGGCCAGCTTGGAGCCGAAGTGCACGGCCGTGGCCCCACCGAGGTTGGTGCCGGTGATGACGACGCTCTGTCCGCCGCTGGTCGATCCCTGGTTGGGGGAGATGGGCACGACTGCCTCCTTGAACGAGGCGAGGTGAACCGCGCACCGTGCGTGCTCAGGAAGGGTCACAGGCCACGCACGGTGCGGGTCGGACCAGGCCCCGGCGAGGGCGAAGGGACGGCCGAGGCGGTGAGCCGGGCGCCGGCGGGCCGGTCCACGGGTGTGGCCGGGCCGCATTCCGGGCGTGAGGGCGAGACGGTCCTGGACGACTGTCGCCGGTTGCGGTGGCGGGCGGATCGTTCACGCCCCTGCCAGGAGAGCCCACGGCGCCACCGGTAGTGACCGGCCATACGGCAGGCCGACGCCCCACTCCCCCGGAGAGGATGGGCGACCCACCGGATTGGACGCTCCTAGTAACCCATTGAGATGACAAGCAGGCAAGGCGCTTGACATCACATCACCCGATTGGCCGCGCGTACGACTGGGGCGTGTGGCCCGCCTCCGGCGATCGCTCTCACTCCTCGCCGGTGGGACCAGGGCGCCCTCCTGGCGGGTTGCGCCGATCTGCACGGCTGCCGGTGGTGACGGTGGGTCAGAGCCGCGTCGGCACGGGAACTGCCCGACGCCGAGCGCCAGGAGCCTGCGCGTGCTTCTGGTGCGCGGCGCGGAAACCTGCGAGGCGTCAACCGTTGCTGACGTCCGCCCGGGTCGGCGTCGGGCATGGGAGCGGACGGGGGGCGCGCGGGTGAGCGTGTACACCGGCATATGCCAACGGCCACTTCGCCGAGCGGCGGTCGCCGGTAGGACAACCGTCCGGGGGCCGTCCCCGCGCGCGCCCGGCGGGATGGACGCGGTCGCGTGACGGCTGTCGGACCCATGTCGGCCTGAAATTCCAGGGAGAACCGCGAGCACCTCGCACCCCACAGAGGTCTATGCCAGTTGGCCTCCATTGCGCGCTTGCGAACATTTTCAAGCGCTCAGCGGTGGAGATCCGGCCAGTCTTTGGCCGATCTCCGTGTGCGACTTGACGCGGCATGCATGGGGCCTTTGCCAATTGATGGCAGTGCTGTTCGCTCACTCAAATTGCACAGCAATCGGCGATGTCTTGCAGAAACCTTTCTTCTCCCGCTCGCTGGCTTCGTGTATATTTCCTGGCTTCCCATGGGTCCCATGAGGGAGCCGCAACCCATATCGGAGCCTGGTAGGAGTGGAATGCTGACCGGAGAGGAATACATCAACATCTGCGCCCTGCGATCCCGCGGATTGTCCATCGCCGCAATCGCCCGTCTCCTTGGCCGCGACCGCAAGACCGTCAGCTCCTATCTGAGCGGGAAGCGCACAGTCGGAGTCCGCTGCTCCGGCAGAGACGAGTTCGAGCGGTTCATCCCCTACTGTCGCCAGCGGCTGCAGGACGATGCCCACTTCCAGGCATCGGCGCTGTTCGCCGAACTCGTCGATCTCGGCTACAACGGCGGCTACTCGACCTTCACCCGCGCTCTGCGGACCCATCAGCTGCGTCCCCGGTGCCCGCTGTGCCAGCGTCCCCCTCGCACCCGCCCCGGCCGGCAGGACAACGCGGAGGAAGTGCACTTTCGCTGGTTCGTCTTCTCCGACCCCCCTGCGGACTGGGGTAACACTCATGCCTGCATCCTGGTGGGACGCTTGGCCCCCTCCCAGCGCTGGAGCGCAGTGCTTACGGAGCAGATCGATCTCGGCCACCTGGTCGACTCCGTCGACCGGGTCCTGCGCCAGTTCGGCGGAACCGGCTGGCGCTGGCGCTTCGACCGGACGCAGCCGATCCACTGCCCGGGAGGTGGCAAACTGACCACGGCGCTGGGCAAGGTCGCGAAGCACTACGGTGTCGTCGCGGATCTCAGCCCGGCGCGCCGGGACGCCGACGACGAGGCGATCGGGCAAGCGCTCGTTCTGTGGTGGCAGACCAT encodes:
- a CDS encoding IPT/TIG domain-containing protein, giving the protein MPISPNQGSTSGGQSVVITGTNLGGATAVHFGSKLATITANTATSVTVISPSGSGVVQVTVTTPGGTSNPLNFYYVGAPFKASLSDSSGPLAGGNVITITGTGLSTATAVNFGANTATPTVVSDGVITVVVPAGAAVGSVGVSVTTAGGTNNGFTYTYVDVPTVTAFVPGSGPTSGGTPVTITGTSLSTTQSVTFGGAAAPFVVVSDTTVTAVTPPGAAGPANLVVTNTAGSATAATPFQYLAGPGI